The Amycolatopsis sp. NBC_01480 genome segment CGGGCCCGGCTCGTGATTGACTGGCGCGCATGGCCTTGTCCGCTCCCGCGCCGGCCCGGGCGCCGTGGTGACCTCCGAGCCGGCCGCGGCCGTCCGGCCGCGCAACCGCCGGCAGCTCATCGTCGAAGCGGCCGGCCGGGTGTTCAGCACGCGCGGGTACCACGCGGCGTCGATGGAGGAGATCGCTTCCGCCGTCGGGATCACCGCCGCGGCGCTGTACCGGCACTTCCCGAACAAGTACGCGCTGTTCACCGAGTGCGCGAACGTGATGGCGGACCGGCTCGTCGCCGCGCTCGACGAGGTGCCGCCCGACGCGGCGCTGGCCGAGACGCTGGCCGTCGTCACCCAGGTGACCGTCGCCCATCGCGCGTCCGGCGGGGTGTACCGCTGGGAGGCGCGCTACCTCGAGCGTGAGGACCGGCAGCGGCTCAAGGCGAAGTTCGCCCACGTCGTCGGCCGGGTCGTCGAGGTGCTGCGGCGCGAGCACCCGAGGCCCGACGGGGATCTGCGGGCGGTGGCCGCCCTCGGCGTGATCGGGTCGATCACCATGCACCACACCTCGATCGCGAACCGCCGGGTGGAAAGCCTGCTGCTGACTTCCGCCGTGCAGGCGGCCACCAGCGAAGCCGCCGGGAGGGCGCGCCGCGTCGAACTGCCCACTCTGCCGGTGCCCCGGACCCGGCGCGCGGAGATCCTGGCGGCCGCGATCCCGCTGTTCGAACGGGACGGGTTCGCCAACGTCACGAACGGCCGGATCGCCGAGGCGGTCGGGGTGACCACGTCCGCGATCTACCGGCATTACCCCGGCAAGGCCGACATCCTGGCCGCGGCCTGCCTCCAAGCTGCGGGCCTGCTGGCGCAAGCGGTGGACCGGAACCTGGACGGAGTGGCGGATCCGCGCGCGGCCGTGGTCGCGCTGGCGGCGACGTACGTGGCGTACAGCTTCGCCCACACCGCGCTCACCAGCGTCGCCGAGGCCGAGATCATCGGCATGCCGGCCGCGTTGCAACGGCCGGTAGTGCGTGCCCAGCGTGAGCACATCGCGGTCTGGGAACAGCAATTGCGGCTGGCCCGGCCGGACCTCGACCCGCGCCAGGCCCGCGTCCTGGTGCACGCGGGCTTCGGTGTGGTGGTCGAAGCCGGGCGCCGGCTGCGGTGGTCGGACACCGAGGACCATCGCGCTGCCGTCACCGCGCTGGTGGTGGCCGCGCTGGGCCTCGCGACGGGCTGAGGCCGGTCATTCCTCAACGGGCGCAGCCGGTTTCGGATGCGCGGTCACCACCAGCCGGTGCGTGCGCGCGCCCGGGGCCGCTTCGTCGTGGTAGCGCGAAACGAGGCCGGCGACGAGCGCGGTCAGGTCCTCGGTGAACGCCGCGCGGTCGCGCGCCGAGCCGAACGCGATCTCGGTGTCGAGGGTCAGCGTCGGCAACGGCTGTTCCGCGCGCGCGGCGCGGCGGACCAGGCCCGCGACTTCCCGCACCGTGCGTCCCGCGACGGCGAGCTGGTAGGCCGCCGACAGCCGGTCCGGCTCGATCGCGCTCTGCCCGGCCTCGCCGAGGGCGGCGGGGGAGACGAGGTACGACGCGGCGGTGGCGGTGAAGAGCCGCTCGGTCAGCCCGCCCCACTGGCGCGAGCCCGCGGGCTCGACCAGGCCGTGGGTTTCCAGCGCGCGCAGGTGGTAGTGCACTTTCTGCCGCGTCAGCCCGAGGCGCGCGGCGAGCGCGGCGGCGGACGCCGGCTCGGTCAGCGCCGCGAGCAGCCGTGCCCGCACCGGGTCCAGAGCGACGGCCGCCGCGGCCGGGTCCTCGATCACCTCGACGTCATGCATGTCCTTGAGCCAAGCAGTGACAAACAAAGTCGTCAAGGGCCCCGGAACGGGTGCTTGTCTGTTTCCGCCCGTGCTCGTACAGTCATCACGCAGGTCCTGCAGTGGTCTGGACCTGTCCACTACCGCCGCCCTGATTTGCCTGGAGGTTGGCTAGTGCGCAGAAGACTTCGGATCGGCGGAGTGCTCGCCGGAGCCCTGTTCGGCCTGGCGGCGCTGACCCCGGTCGCGAGTGCGCAGGTGGGTACGGGGCCGTGGAACCCCTGGTCGCCGGGCTATGCGGAGCAGGAGCGCGGGTGCGGCCAGATCAGCGGCCTCACCTTCCAGCTCACCTGCTCCACCGGCAGCGGTGACCAGCGCGCCGAGCGGCGGTACGACACCTACACCGGCGGCACGCACCAGTTCGAGGGCTCGTTCAAGATCACCAGCATGAGCGGCGCGCGGATCAGCGTGAAGCAGACCTTCCGCGACGGCTCGAACGCGGGACCGTACTTCCTGCTGGCGGTCGAAAAGGGCGGCCGGATGTACGCGGTGGAGGGCGGGCAGACGCTGGCCAGCGGCGCCACCGTCGGGACCTCCGTGCGGGTCAACACGATCAACCAGGTCGGCAGCACGCACAAGGTCTACATCAACGGGTCGCTCAAACAGACCGTCGACAGCCCGAGCGGCAGCTACTACGACAAGATCGGCTCGTACCGGACCTCCAGCGGGGCCGGCCCGATCACCGTGCAGTGGAGCGGCGTCAAGTTCTGGACGAAGTGACCCCGCGGGCGGTGTCCCCGGTGCCCGCCGGGGGCGCCGCCCACGCCGCGGGGGAGTCCCATGAGGACAGTCGCAGCCCGCTGGTGAACCGCCGTGGCGCGCCGGTCAGCGGATCGTCGAACTCGAGCGTCTTCGCCAGCAGCTGCAACGGTTTCGTGAAGTCGTCGAGCGGGGTTTCGGTGAGCACGGGGTAGAAGCCGTCGCCGAGGATGGGGATGCCGAGCCCGTTCAGGTGCACGCGCAGCTGGTGCGTGCGGCCGGTGGCGGGCACCAGCCGGTAGCGGCCCAGCCCGTCGCGGTGCTCCAGCAGCTCCACGTACGTCTCGGCGTTCACCTCGCCCGGAACCTCTTGGGCGGCAAGCACTCCGCGTTCCTTGACGATCCGGCTCCGGACCGTGCGCGGCAGCTCCAGCGCCGCGTCGTACGGCGCGATCGCCTCGTACTCCTTGTGCACCAGGCGATCGCGGAACATCGTCTGGTACGCCCCGCGCGCGGACGGGGTGATCACGAACATCACCAGCCCGGCCGTCACGCGGTCGAGGCGGTGCGCGGGCGACAGCGCCGGCAGGTCGAGGTCGCGGCGCAGCCGGACCAGCGCCGTCTCGAGGATGTGCTGCCCGCGCGGGATGGTCGCGAGGAAATGCGGCTTGTCGACCACGAGCAGGTGCTCGTCGCGGTGCACGACGGAGATGCCGAACGGCACCGGCACCTCGTCGGGCAGGTCGCGGTGGAACCAGATGAACGTGCCGGGCTCGAACGCCGTGCCGACGCCGAGCGGGCCGTCCGGGCCGAAGATCCGCTCCTCCCGCAGCATTTCTTCGATCCGCTCGGGCGCGACGCGGGGCAGTCGTTCGACCAGGTGCTCCAGCAGCGTGCCCCACGGTCCCTCGTCGGGCAGCCGCAGCCGGGCCGGGTCGAGCCCGTGGCGTGGCGGCAGCGGGGCCGCGAGCTTGCGTCTCATCGGACGCCGAGTCTACTTGTGAGTGTTTGTGACGGTTCTAACCGTCATGAACACTCACGAGCCGTTTTGCCGGTAGATCGCGATGTAGCGGGCCTTCGCCTCGGCGTCCGCGGCGTCGAACGCCTCCTTGCGGATGCGCTTGCCGGTGCCCGGCGGGAAGCCGTTGCGCGAGAGCCGGTGGTCGATGCTCTCCTCCATGTACGCGCAGGAGTAGAAGTACGCCACCAGCGCGGCCATCAGCACGATCGCCAGCCGGAGCTGGATCGGGCCGGGCAGCAGCAGCCAGACCAGGCACAGCGGCGCGATGCCGACCGAGCTGCGCAGCACGTGCCGCGCCTTCCAGTGCTTCGACGTGGTGTCGTGCAGGACCCAGTCGCGGTACCGCTCGGGCAGCCGGCCGCCCACGGCGTACCAGAACCAGCGGAGCACTCCGGGACGTGTCATCTCGTCCTCCATCCTCGAGTTCCTCGGCTGATTACAGTGTACACTAATGATTAGTGCACTAACGATTAGTGTAGTCCAGCCCACTCCGCTAAGGTGGCGCGACGCGAGAAGGAGGACCAGTGGCCGAGATCGACCTGGGCGAGGACCCGTTGAAACTCGACCGTCAGGTGTGCTTCGCGCTGTCGGTCGCTTCGCGCAGCGTGATCGCGATCTACCGGCCGCTGCTCGAACCGCACGGGCTGACGCACCCGCAGTACCTGGTGATGCTCGCGCTGTGGGAGAAGGCGCCGAGGTCGGTGAAGGACCTCGCCGCGGCGCTGCGGCACGAGCCCGCGACGCTGTCCCCGCTGCTCAAACGCCTGGAAGCGATGGACTACGTGACGCGCGGCCGCAGCCGTGCCGACGAGCGGCAGCTGACCGTCGAGCTGACCGAGAAGGGCCGGGCGTTGCGCGCGGAGGCGGAGAAGATCCCGTACCGCGTGGTCGAAACGCTCGGCATGGAGCTGTCCGAGCTGGAGGCCCTGCACGCCGCGCTGGGCCGGGTGATCGCGGCGACCGCATAAACGTTCATGTACGGCTCTTGTACGGCGGTCTTCCACGATGAGCGGGCGGGCGCCGTCGCAGCGGCCACGGGTCCCGCGTTCCGAAGGCCTCCTTCCGGCCCCCATCCGGGAGGGGGCCTTCGTCTTTGCCCGCGGGAGTACCCGGCGGTCCCGCGGCGTTGCTCCAAGCAGACGGACACCGGTCGGAAGGAGCGAGTGTGGGCGAGGAACTGAAGGTCCGGCTGGGGGTCGCGCCGGCGCCGGGCACGGGTCCCGCGGAGTTCGCGGGGCTGGCCGAGACGCTGGAGGCGGCGGGGATCGACTCGCTGTGGCTGTCCGAGCTGGTTTACGCGCCGGAGGTCGACCCGTTGATCGGCATGGCGCACGCGCTCGCCCGGACGAGCAAGCTGAAGGTGGGCACCGGCGTCGCCATCCTGCCCGGCCGCAACCCCGTGCTGGTGGCGAAGCAGCTGGTCACATTGGCCGGGCTGGCGCCGAAACGGGTGCTGCCGGTGTTCGGCCTGCGCCCGGCGAACCCGGCCGAGCACACCCTGTTCCCGGTGCCGGAAGGCAAGCGCGCCAAGGTGTTCGACGAGTCCCTGACCCTGCTGCGGCTGTTGCTGGAACAGGACGACGTGTCGTTCGACGGCGAGTTCTTCCAGGTCGACGGCATCACCATCGGCCCGCGCCCGGCCAAGCGGCTGGACGTGTGGCTCGGCGGCAGCGCCCCGGCCGCGCTGCGCCGCGCGGGACGGCTGTCCGACGGCTGGCTCGGCAGCTTCCACTCGCCCTCGCAGGCGCGGGCCGCCCGCGTCGCCATCCAGGACGCCGCCGCCGAGGCCGGCCGCGAGATCGAGCCCGACCACTTCGGCCTGAGCCTGCTGGTGGCCACTGAGGGCGTGCCGGAGCGAATGGTGGCCGCCGCCGCGCAACGGCAGCCGGGCACGCCGATCACCGAACTCGTCGCGACGAGCTGGGCCGAGGCCCGGCGCCTGCTGGAACAGCACATCGACGCGGGGCTGTCGAAGTTCGTCCTGCGGCCCGGGCACTCGGGCGACTACCAGCGGTTCCTCGACGGCTTCCAGCGCGAACTGATGCCGTTGCAGAACTGATCAGTCCAAGAATTCCAGCTGGACCGTCTTGCGGGGCATCAGCACCAGCGCCACGACGCTGAGCACGGCGACCCCGACCAGCGCGAGGAACACGTTGTGCGTGGCGTCCGCGAGGGCGCCACGCACGAACCCCGCGGCGGCCGAATGGTCGGCGTGGCCGCCGAGCACCAGGCTCGTGGCGTCCACGCTGTCCGGCAGCTTGCCAGCCAGCTCCGCGGGCGGGTTCGCGAAACGGTTCGCCAGGGTGGCGTTGGCGATCGCGCCGAACAGGGCCGCGCCGACCGCGCTGCCGAGGGATCGGCTGAACATGTTGGTCGCCGTCACCACGCCGCGCCGTTCCCAGCCGACGGTGGACTGCACGGCCACCACGGTCGGGCTCGCGGCCAGGCCCAGCCCGATGCCGAGCACGAACGACGAGCCGGCCGCGGCCCAGATCGACGAGTCCGGCCCGAGGGTGGTGGTCAGCACCCCGCCGACGATGATGAACACGGCGCCGATCAGCGCCGTGTCGCGGAACCCGATCTTCATGTAGATCCGGCCGGAGAGTGAAGCGGCGAGCGGCCAGCCGATCGTCAGCGCGGCGAGGGCGAACCCGGCGGTGAGCGCGCCGGTGCCGAGCACGCCCTGGGCGTACGTCGGCAGGTACGAGCTCAGCCCCATCATCACCGCGCCGACCACCAGCGCGACCAGGCTGCCGCCGACGAGCGTACGCCGGGTGAACACCCACAGCGGCAGCACCGGCTCCTTCGCCCGTTGCTCCACCAGCACGAACGCGATCAGCGCCAGCGCGCCGGCGGCGAAGATCAGCAGGCTCGGCGCCGACGCCCAGCCCCACGCGACGCCGCCTTCCAGCAGCGCGAGGATCAGCGCCGTGCAGCCGAAGGTGAGCAGCGCGGCGCCGGCGTAGTCGATGCGGTGCCGGCTGCGCTCCACCCGCTCGGTGAACTTGCGGTAGAGCATCCAGGCGGCGATCGCGCCCAGCGGCAGGTTGACGAAGAAGATCCAGCGCCAGCTCAGGTACTCGGAGAACACGCCGCCGAGCGTCGGCCCGACCACCGACGCGATGGCCCACACGCCGGCCAGGTAGCCCTGGACCCGCGCGCGCTCCTCGACCGTGTAGAGGTCGCCGACCATGGTCATGCTGATCGGCTGCACCGCGCCGGCGCCGATGCCCTGCACCGCGCGCGCCGCGATCAGCACCGGCATGCTCCAGGCCGCGCCGCACAGCACCGAGCCGACCAGGAAGGCCGCGATGCCGAAGAACATCACCGGGCGGCGGCCGAGCACGTCGGCGAACTTCCCATACAGCGGGACGGTGACCGCCTGCGTCAGCAGGTACACCGAGAACAGCCAGGGGAACTGCGAGAACCCGCCGAGGTCGCGGACCACGGACGGGACGGCGGTGGCGATGATCGTGCTGTCCAGCGCGACCAGCCCGGTACTGAGCAT includes the following:
- a CDS encoding TetR/AcrR family transcriptional regulator; translation: MTSEPAAAVRPRNRRQLIVEAAGRVFSTRGYHAASMEEIASAVGITAAALYRHFPNKYALFTECANVMADRLVAALDEVPPDAALAETLAVVTQVTVAHRASGGVYRWEARYLEREDRQRLKAKFAHVVGRVVEVLRREHPRPDGDLRAVAALGVIGSITMHHTSIANRRVESLLLTSAVQAATSEAAGRARRVELPTLPVPRTRRAEILAAAIPLFERDGFANVTNGRIAEAVGVTTSAIYRHYPGKADILAAACLQAAGLLAQAVDRNLDGVADPRAAVVALAATYVAYSFAHTALTSVAEAEIIGMPAALQRPVVRAQREHIAVWEQQLRLARPDLDPRQARVLVHAGFGVVVEAGRRLRWSDTEDHRAAVTALVVAALGLATG
- a CDS encoding ArsR/SmtB family transcription factor; translation: MHDVEVIEDPAAAAVALDPVRARLLAALTEPASAAALAARLGLTRQKVHYHLRALETHGLVEPAGSRQWGGLTERLFTATAASYLVSPAALGEAGQSAIEPDRLSAAYQLAVAGRTVREVAGLVRRAARAEQPLPTLTLDTEIAFGSARDRAAFTEDLTALVAGLVSRYHDEAAPGARTHRLVVTAHPKPAAPVEE
- a CDS encoding RluA family pseudouridine synthase translates to MRRKLAAPLPPRHGLDPARLRLPDEGPWGTLLEHLVERLPRVAPERIEEMLREERIFGPDGPLGVGTAFEPGTFIWFHRDLPDEVPVPFGISVVHRDEHLLVVDKPHFLATIPRGQHILETALVRLRRDLDLPALSPAHRLDRVTAGLVMFVITPSARGAYQTMFRDRLVHKEYEAIAPYDAALELPRTVRSRIVKERGVLAAQEVPGEVNAETYVELLEHRDGLGRYRLVPATGRTHQLRVHLNGLGIPILGDGFYPVLTETPLDDFTKPLQLLAKTLEFDDPLTGAPRRFTSGLRLSSWDSPAAWAAPPAGTGDTARGVTSSRT
- a CDS encoding DUF5313 domain-containing protein, with translation MTRPGVLRWFWYAVGGRLPERYRDWVLHDTTSKHWKARHVLRSSVGIAPLCLVWLLLPGPIQLRLAIVLMAALVAYFYSCAYMEESIDHRLSRNGFPPGTGKRIRKEAFDAADAEAKARYIAIYRQNGS
- a CDS encoding MarR family winged helix-turn-helix transcriptional regulator, producing MAEIDLGEDPLKLDRQVCFALSVASRSVIAIYRPLLEPHGLTHPQYLVMLALWEKAPRSVKDLAAALRHEPATLSPLLKRLEAMDYVTRGRSRADERQLTVELTEKGRALRAEAEKIPYRVVETLGMELSELEALHAALGRVIAATA
- a CDS encoding TIGR03854 family LLM class F420-dependent oxidoreductase, which codes for MGEELKVRLGVAPAPGTGPAEFAGLAETLEAAGIDSLWLSELVYAPEVDPLIGMAHALARTSKLKVGTGVAILPGRNPVLVAKQLVTLAGLAPKRVLPVFGLRPANPAEHTLFPVPEGKRAKVFDESLTLLRLLLEQDDVSFDGEFFQVDGITIGPRPAKRLDVWLGGSAPAALRRAGRLSDGWLGSFHSPSQARAARVAIQDAAAEAGREIEPDHFGLSLLVATEGVPERMVAAAAQRQPGTPITELVATSWAEARRLLEQHIDAGLSKFVLRPGHSGDYQRFLDGFQRELMPLQN
- a CDS encoding MDR family MFS transporter — encoded protein: MNTAVPASTAKKGVGLRSERGPVLAAVMLSTGLVALDSTIIATAVPSVVRDLGGFSQFPWLFSVYLLTQAVTVPLYGKFADVLGRRPVMFFGIAAFLVGSVLCGAAWSMPVLIAARAVQGIGAGAVQPISMTMVGDLYTVEERARVQGYLAGVWAIASVVGPTLGGVFSEYLSWRWIFFVNLPLGAIAAWMLYRKFTERVERSRHRIDYAGAALLTFGCTALILALLEGGVAWGWASAPSLLIFAAGALALIAFVLVEQRAKEPVLPLWVFTRRTLVGGSLVALVVGAVMMGLSSYLPTYAQGVLGTGALTAGFALAALTIGWPLAASLSGRIYMKIGFRDTALIGAVFIIVGGVLTTTLGPDSSIWAAAGSSFVLGIGLGLAASPTVVAVQSTVGWERRGVVTATNMFSRSLGSAVGAALFGAIANATLANRFANPPAELAGKLPDSVDATSLVLGGHADHSAAAGFVRGALADATHNVFLALVGVAVLSVVALVLMPRKTVQLEFLD